From the genome of Streptomyces sp. SID8374:
CGCCCCCGTCCGCCGTACTCGTCCTGGAGGACGGCCGTGTGTTTCACGGTCGTGCTTATGGGGCCGTGGGGGAGACCTTCGGTGAGGCGGTGTTCTCGACCGGGATGACCGGTTACCAGGAAACTTTGACCGATCCGTCGTATCACCGTCAGGTGGTGGTGATGACGGCCCCGCACGTCGGGAACACCGGTGTGAATGATGAGGATCCGGAGTCGGCGCGGATCTGGGTGTCGGGGTATGTGGTCCGTGACCCTGCGCGTAAGCCGTCCAACTGGCGCTCGCGGCGGACGCTGGACGAGGAGTTGGTGGCGCAGGGTGTGGTCGGGATCAGTGGTGTCGATACGCGTGCGCTGACCCGGCATCTGCGGGAGCGGGGTGCCATGCGGGTCGGGATCTTCTCGGGGAACGCGGTCGCGGATGAGGGGACGCTGCTGGCCCGGGTGCGTCAGGCGCCGGAGATGACGGGTGCGGACCTGTCGGCTGAGGTGGCCACCAAGGAGGCGTACGTCGTTCCCGCGATCGGGGCGAAGAAGTTCACGGTCGCGGCGGTGGATCTGGGGATCAAGGGGATGACGCCGCACCGGATGGCGGAGCGGGGTATCGAGGTGCATGTGCTGCCCGCGACGGCCACTTTGGATGAGGTGTATGCGGTCAAGCCGGATGGCGTCTTCTTCTCCAACGGCCCGGGCGACCCGTCGACCGCCGACCACCCGGTCGCTCTCATGCGGGGTGTCCTGGAGCGGTCCACGCCCCTTTTCGGCATCTGTTTCGGGAACCAGATCCTGGGACGGGCGCTGGGTTTTGGTACGTATAAGTTGAAGTACGGGCATCGGGGGATCAATCAGCCGGTGCAGGACCGCACCACGGGCAAGGTCGAGGTGACCGCGCACAACCATGGCTTCGCCGTCGACGCCCCCTTGGACAAGGTCTCCGACACGGAGTTCGGCCGCGCCGAGGTGTCCCATGTCTGCCTGAACGACCAGGTGGTGGAGGGTCTCCAGCTCCTGGACCGCCCCGCCTTCAGCGTGCAGTACCACCCGGAGGCGGCTGCCGGCCCGCACGATGC
Proteins encoded in this window:
- the carA gene encoding glutamine-hydrolyzing carbamoyl-phosphate synthase small subunit; this encodes MRGRSRGGPPPSAVLVLEDGRVFHGRAYGAVGETFGEAVFSTGMTGYQETLTDPSYHRQVVVMTAPHVGNTGVNDEDPESARIWVSGYVVRDPARKPSNWRSRRTLDEELVAQGVVGISGVDTRALTRHLRERGAMRVGIFSGNAVADEGTLLARVRQAPEMTGADLSAEVATKEAYVVPAIGAKKFTVAAVDLGIKGMTPHRMAERGIEVHVLPATATLDEVYAVKPDGVFFSNGPGDPSTADHPVALMRGVLERSTPLFGICFGNQILGRALGFGTYKLKYGHRGINQPVQDRTTGKVEVTAHNHGFAVDAPLDKVSDTEFGRAEVSHVCLNDQVVEGLQLLDRPAFSVQYHPEAAAGPHDAAYLFDRFVSLMEGQRA